A single genomic interval of Bacillus smithii harbors:
- a CDS encoding anthranilate synthase component I family protein, whose product MKLFYDMIPYSKERFFRKFCQLVKGKSHYALLESGRSGRYSIAGIEPFAVIEGQQNGIQVTMNGRDKWMEGQPLRMIEQWLRPYKLDPAPGLPEFQGGLIGFISYDYARLIEKLPHLAQDDLGLPLLYFYFFREWVVFDHETNCLWVMTLAESEDSRYGLDTWKEMWQSELKESEEIESPVPAISGKDLEVSLSEKEFIHAVEKIQEYIASGDVFQVNLSVRQAKTLHVPALEVYKTLRSINPSPYMGYIHSNDFQIVCGSPELLVKKTGQRVKTRPIAGTRSRGKSEEEDQILANELLGNVKERAEHVMLVDLERNDLGRVCQYGTVRVNELMTIEKYSHVMHLVSEVEGILAEEKNAFDVIDAVFPGGTITGAPKVRTMEIIEELENVRRGVYTGSIGWIGLNGDMDLNIVIRTMIAKNGKAYVQAGAGIVLDSRPQYEYKESLKKAAALWKAKEMAEKKEALT is encoded by the coding sequence ATGAAATTGTTTTATGACATGATCCCTTATTCAAAGGAACGGTTTTTTCGGAAATTTTGCCAATTAGTAAAGGGAAAGTCGCATTATGCTTTGCTGGAAAGTGGACGATCCGGCCGATACAGCATCGCTGGAATTGAACCTTTTGCCGTGATTGAAGGGCAACAAAATGGGATTCAGGTGACAATGAATGGCCGCGATAAATGGATGGAAGGTCAACCGCTTCGAATGATTGAACAATGGCTGCGGCCTTATAAACTGGATCCGGCTCCGGGACTGCCTGAATTTCAAGGCGGATTAATAGGCTTTATAAGCTATGATTATGCCCGCCTTATTGAAAAATTGCCCCATTTAGCGCAAGATGATCTGGGCCTTCCGCTTCTATATTTTTATTTTTTTCGAGAATGGGTCGTTTTTGATCATGAAACGAATTGTCTGTGGGTGATGACATTAGCTGAATCTGAGGATAGTCGATATGGTTTGGATACGTGGAAGGAAATGTGGCAATCCGAACTGAAGGAAAGCGAAGAGATCGAATCTCCTGTTCCTGCTATTTCGGGAAAAGATCTTGAAGTGTCGCTGTCGGAAAAAGAATTTATTCATGCAGTGGAAAAAATTCAAGAATATATTGCCAGCGGGGATGTCTTTCAAGTCAATTTGTCCGTTCGCCAAGCGAAAACGCTGCATGTCCCGGCTCTTGAAGTGTACAAAACATTACGCAGCATCAATCCTTCTCCGTATATGGGATATATACACTCCAACGATTTTCAAATAGTATGCGGATCTCCGGAGTTGTTGGTGAAAAAGACCGGACAAAGGGTAAAAACGCGTCCGATTGCCGGCACCCGTTCTCGAGGAAAGAGCGAGGAGGAAGATCAGATTTTGGCGAATGAATTGCTCGGAAACGTGAAGGAACGAGCGGAACATGTCATGCTGGTGGACTTGGAACGAAACGATTTAGGACGGGTATGTCAGTACGGCACTGTTCGGGTCAATGAATTGATGACGATCGAAAAATATTCCCATGTCATGCATCTAGTATCTGAAGTCGAAGGGATATTGGCAGAAGAAAAAAATGCTTTTGACGTGATTGATGCCGTTTTTCCGGGAGGGACGATCACAGGTGCACCGAAAGTTCGGACGATGGAAATTATAGAAGAATTGGAGAATGTTCGCCGAGGAGTTTATACAGGATCGATCGGCTGGATCGGGTTGAATGGCGATATGGATCTTAATATTGTGATCCGGACAATGATTGCCAAAAATGGAAAAGCCTATGTGCAGGCTGGGGCAGGTATTGTTCTGGATTCCCGACCTCAATATGAATACAAAGAATCATTGAAAAAAGCGGCGGCACTATGGAAGGCAAAAGAAATGGCAGAAAAAAAGGAGGCGCTCACATGA
- the pabA gene encoding aminodeoxychorismate/anthranilate synthase component II, which produces MILMIDNYDSFTYNLVQYIGELGEEIIVKRNDCLSIRDIENLSPDFLMISPGPCTPNEAGISLEAIRYFAGRIPIFGVCLGHQAIAQAFGGNIIRAEKQMHGKTSAIFHDGRTIFRDVPNPFRATRYHSLIVDKDSLPHCFEISAWTEEGEIMAIRHRSYSIEGVQFHPESILTEFGKQLLSNFFNTYRKQDANGGLTR; this is translated from the coding sequence ATGATTTTAATGATCGATAATTATGATTCCTTTACTTATAATCTCGTTCAATACATAGGGGAGTTAGGAGAAGAGATCATTGTAAAAAGAAACGATTGTCTCTCGATTCGCGATATAGAAAACCTTTCTCCTGATTTTTTAATGATTTCACCTGGGCCCTGCACGCCAAATGAAGCGGGGATAAGTTTGGAGGCTATCCGCTATTTTGCAGGCCGTATTCCCATTTTTGGAGTTTGTCTCGGCCATCAAGCGATAGCGCAGGCTTTTGGCGGAAACATTATTCGGGCCGAAAAACAAATGCACGGAAAAACATCTGCCATTTTTCACGACGGCCGCACCATCTTTCGCGATGTTCCTAATCCGTTTCGAGCCACTAGATACCATTCGCTTATAGTGGATAAAGACTCTCTTCCGCACTGTTTTGAAATCTCGGCTTGGACGGAGGAAGGGGAGATTATGGCGATACGTCATCGATCCTATTCCATAGAAGGTGTCCAATTTCATCCAGAATCGATTTTAACGGAATTCGGTAAGCAGCTTCTGTCCAATTTTTTCAATACTTATCGGAAGCAGGATGCGAACGGGGGACTGACAAGATGA